A genomic segment from Lignipirellula cremea encodes:
- a CDS encoding DUF1501 domain-containing protein has protein sequence MLTILGRPDPRPNRFCDGISRRNFLQIGGLAMGSLTLPQLLAAEAKAGIGASHKAVINVFLPGGPPHQDMWDIKQDAPSEVRGEFDAIKTNVPGIEISEMFPRIASMMDKFTPIRSMVGASGGHSAYQAMSGRIETQNAPAGGWPSMGSWLSHVQGPVNRTIPPHLSLFYKTGHEQWGDPGEGGFLGVKHAPFRLMGGKGETSKIENMVLQGISLERLGDRSNLLKTLDNFRRDVDSSGAMEGLDAFTEQAMGILTSSALAAALDLSDEDPALVERFGKGDPTFRADGAPKMNENFLIARRLVEAGARMVSLNFSRWDWHGGNFTRAREDMPMLDQAVSALVQDLHDRGLDRDVSVVVWGEFGRTPIINKNGGRDHWPRVSCALLAGGGMRHGQVIGATNRLGEEAIDRPVTFPEVFATLFHAVGVNLRNVREFDLRGRPQYPVDSNVEPMRELV, from the coding sequence ATGCTGACGATCCTGGGACGCCCCGACCCGCGGCCGAATCGTTTTTGCGACGGAATCTCGCGTCGTAATTTCCTGCAGATCGGCGGCCTGGCAATGGGCAGTCTCACGCTGCCGCAATTGCTGGCCGCGGAAGCCAAAGCCGGCATCGGCGCCTCGCACAAGGCGGTGATTAACGTCTTCCTGCCGGGCGGCCCGCCGCACCAGGATATGTGGGATATCAAACAGGACGCCCCGTCCGAAGTGCGGGGCGAATTCGACGCGATCAAAACGAACGTCCCTGGCATTGAAATCAGCGAGATGTTCCCCCGCATCGCCAGCATGATGGACAAGTTCACCCCGATCCGCTCCATGGTCGGCGCTTCCGGCGGGCACTCCGCTTACCAGGCAATGTCGGGCCGCATTGAAACCCAGAACGCCCCCGCCGGCGGCTGGCCCTCGATGGGCTCCTGGCTGTCGCATGTGCAGGGACCCGTCAACCGCACCATCCCGCCCCATCTCAGCCTGTTCTACAAAACGGGCCATGAGCAATGGGGCGACCCGGGCGAAGGCGGCTTCCTCGGCGTGAAGCATGCCCCGTTCCGCCTGATGGGCGGCAAAGGGGAAACCTCCAAAATCGAAAATATGGTCCTCCAGGGCATCTCCCTGGAACGCCTGGGCGATCGCAGCAACCTGCTCAAAACGCTCGACAACTTCCGTCGCGATGTCGACTCCTCCGGCGCCATGGAAGGGCTCGATGCGTTCACCGAACAGGCGATGGGGATTCTCACTTCGTCGGCTCTGGCGGCCGCGCTCGACCTGTCCGACGAAGACCCGGCCCTGGTCGAACGGTTTGGCAAAGGCGATCCGACCTTCCGGGCCGACGGCGCCCCGAAGATGAACGAGAACTTTTTGATCGCCCGCCGCCTGGTCGAAGCCGGCGCCCGCATGGTGTCGCTCAACTTCAGCCGCTGGGACTGGCACGGCGGCAACTTCACCCGCGCCCGTGAAGATATGCCGATGCTCGACCAGGCCGTCTCGGCTTTGGTGCAGGATCTGCATGACCGAGGCCTGGACCGCGACGTTTCCGTCGTCGTCTGGGGCGAGTTCGGCCGCACCCCCATCATCAACAAGAACGGCGGCCGCGACCACTGGCCGCGCGTCTCCTGCGCCCTGCTCGCCGGCGGCGGCATGCGGCACGGTCAAGTGATCGGCGCCACCAACCGCCTGGGCGAAGAGGCCATCGATCGCCCGGTAACCTTCCCCGAGGTATTCGCCACGTTGTTCCACGCCGTCGGCGTGAACCTGCGCAACGTGCGAGAATTCGATCTCCGCGGCCGCCCGCAGTACCCGGTCGACTCCAACGTCGAACCGATGCGCGAACTGGTGTAA
- a CDS encoding circularly permuted type 2 ATP-grasp protein: MNERAASPAPPMPTFFDGYTPLPGAYDEAQRAEGVARPNWSAFCDGFHQIGIDEFSRRWGQAQRLIRDNGLAYSAHADPDEKPRPWELDPLPLLIDQHEWATVSAALEQRARLLNLVLADLYGPQTILERGLCPAELVLGNPLFLRPCHGQKPVENSWLTFYAADLARAPDGGWWVLADRTEAPSGAGYALENRIVMSRMLPDLFRRCGVQRLAGYFIAVQKRLLQLAQSRTDNPHVVLLSQGSQHPNYFEDSYLARYLGYTLAESGDLGLRSGQVMLRTLSGLTPVDVILRRPNSGDSDPLNFPDGAALGAAGLLQACLGGSVAVANPLGSGLVESPVFMAFLPRLCVELLGEELKMPGVATWWCGDEVSRKYVLEHLGDLVIKRAFRDRGREFQMNVALNRMSKKELKERIQAQPQAYVAQEMVARSSIPTFSGNKIRPSRLALRAFVVGNEDGYEIMPGGLARVSSELESLELSVVSGELSKDVWIMGGAPINPPTLLPRNDQAIELRRHGADLPSRVADNILWLGRQMERADASARLLRATALRIGGEDIACGGSELPVLLRTLAAQGHIEPGFVLDGYRDSLPAIEKSLPAAVFDESLPSSLRSIVNEIVRLAGSARDRLSLDSWRIVRHIDEEFRPQRPGKLDLTDVLSATNRLVLDMSALAGMVMESMTRAQAFRFLDLGRRMERACQINGLIRHALVGPLEIDTLLLQAVLEISDSLMTYRARYLANINLAAVLDLVLTDESNPRSMAYQFVALEKLVDELPRDMATPGYGPEQKAAMNLLHTIRMVDVSNIAVLHHLGEHHHLEELLNHVDKQIPELTDAISRKYLIHSESSKFSTSPPH, translated from the coding sequence ATGAACGAACGCGCCGCCTCTCCTGCACCGCCGATGCCCACTTTCTTCGACGGTTACACCCCGCTGCCTGGCGCCTATGACGAGGCGCAGCGGGCGGAAGGCGTTGCGCGCCCGAACTGGAGTGCTTTTTGCGACGGGTTCCATCAAATCGGAATCGACGAGTTCAGCCGCCGCTGGGGACAAGCCCAGCGGCTGATCCGCGACAACGGCCTGGCGTATAGCGCCCATGCCGACCCTGACGAGAAACCGCGGCCCTGGGAGCTGGACCCGCTGCCGCTGTTGATTGACCAGCATGAATGGGCGACCGTATCGGCCGCCCTGGAGCAACGGGCCCGGCTGCTGAACCTGGTGCTGGCCGATCTGTACGGACCGCAGACGATCCTGGAACGCGGCCTCTGTCCGGCCGAACTGGTGCTGGGCAACCCGCTGTTCCTGCGTCCCTGCCATGGACAGAAGCCGGTCGAGAACTCCTGGCTGACGTTCTACGCGGCCGACCTCGCCAGAGCGCCTGACGGCGGCTGGTGGGTGCTGGCAGATCGGACCGAAGCTCCCTCCGGCGCTGGCTACGCGCTGGAGAACCGCATCGTCATGTCGCGGATGCTGCCCGACCTGTTTCGTCGCTGCGGCGTGCAGCGTCTGGCCGGGTACTTTATCGCCGTGCAAAAACGGTTGCTGCAGCTGGCCCAGTCCCGCACCGATAACCCGCATGTGGTGCTGCTCAGTCAGGGCTCGCAACATCCCAACTATTTTGAAGACTCTTACCTCGCCCGGTACCTGGGGTACACGCTGGCCGAAAGCGGCGATCTGGGTTTGCGCAGCGGGCAGGTGATGCTGCGGACGCTCAGCGGACTGACTCCGGTCGACGTGATCCTGCGGCGCCCCAACTCGGGCGACTCCGACCCGCTGAACTTTCCCGACGGCGCTGCGCTGGGGGCGGCCGGCCTGCTGCAGGCTTGCCTGGGCGGTTCGGTGGCGGTCGCCAATCCGCTGGGCAGCGGCCTGGTGGAATCGCCCGTGTTCATGGCCTTCCTGCCGCGACTCTGTGTGGAGTTGCTGGGCGAAGAACTCAAAATGCCAGGCGTCGCAACCTGGTGGTGCGGCGACGAGGTGTCGCGGAAGTACGTGCTGGAGCATCTGGGCGACCTGGTCATCAAACGGGCGTTCCGCGACCGCGGTCGCGAGTTCCAGATGAACGTCGCCCTGAACCGCATGTCGAAAAAAGAACTGAAGGAACGGATCCAGGCGCAGCCGCAGGCGTACGTCGCGCAGGAAATGGTCGCCCGGTCTTCGATCCCGACCTTCTCGGGAAACAAAATCCGACCGTCCCGGTTAGCGCTGCGGGCGTTTGTCGTCGGCAACGAGGACGGCTACGAAATCATGCCGGGCGGACTGGCCCGCGTTTCGAGCGAGCTGGAATCGCTGGAACTGTCGGTCGTCTCGGGCGAGCTCAGCAAAGACGTCTGGATCATGGGCGGCGCGCCGATCAACCCGCCGACCCTGCTGCCGCGGAACGACCAGGCGATTGAACTCCGCCGCCACGGCGCCGATCTGCCCAGTCGCGTGGCCGATAACATTCTGTGGCTCGGCCGGCAGATGGAACGCGCCGACGCCTCGGCCCGACTGTTACGGGCGACCGCCTTGCGGATTGGCGGGGAAGATATCGCTTGCGGCGGATCGGAGCTGCCGGTGCTGCTCCGCACGCTGGCGGCCCAGGGCCACATTGAGCCCGGCTTTGTGCTCGACGGCTATCGCGACAGCCTGCCGGCGATTGAAAAGTCGTTGCCGGCGGCCGTTTTCGACGAGTCGCTGCCCAGCAGTCTGCGGAGCATCGTGAACGAGATCGTCCGTCTGGCCGGCAGCGCCCGGGACCGTCTTTCGCTCGACAGCTGGCGGATCGTACGGCATATCGACGAAGAGTTCCGCCCCCAGCGACCGGGCAAGCTCGACCTGACCGATGTGCTCAGCGCCACCAACCGCCTGGTGCTGGATATGTCGGCCCTGGCCGGCATGGTGATGGAAAGCATGACCCGCGCCCAGGCGTTCCGCTTTCTGGATCTGGGCCGCCGCATGGAACGCGCCTGCCAGATCAACGGCCTCATCCGCCACGCGCTGGTCGGCCCGCTGGAGATTGATACGCTGCTGCTGCAGGCGGTGCTGGAAATCAGCGACAGCCTGATGACGTACCGGGCCCGTTACCTGGCGAACATCAACCTGGCCGCCGTGCTCGACCTGGTGCTGACGGACGAATCCAACCCGCGGTCGATGGCGTACCAGTTTGTCGCCCTGGAGAAACTGGTCGACGAGTTGCCGCGCGACATGGCCACGCCCGGCTACGGCCCGGAACAGAAAGCGGCGATGAACCTGCTGCACACGATCCGCATGGTCGACGTCTCCAACATCGCCGTGCTGCACCACCTGGGCGAGCACCATCACCTGGAAGAACTGCTCAACCACGTCGACAAACAGATTCCCGAACTAACCGACGCGATCTCGCGCAAGTACCTGATCCATTCAGAATCGTCAAAGTTCTCCACCAGCCCGCCGCACTAA
- a CDS encoding transglutaminase family protein, giving the protein MTIRIALNHKTHYRYDRPITIGPQSVRLRPAPHCRTPIRSYSLTVEPSQHFTNWQQDPYGNFLARLVFSELVTEFSVEVDLTADMTVINPFDFFLEPEAEEYPFTYSKHLAKDLKPFFEAETPGPHLAKLLSKVDRSPRRTIDFLVMLNQQLANDIGYVIRLEPGVQTCEETLGNGTGSCRDSAWLLVQILRNMGIAARFASGYLLQLTADQKSLDGPSGPECDFTDLHAWCEAFLPGAGWIGLDPTSGLLAGEGHIPLACTPEPHSAAPISGALDKCEVEFSHIMQITRVHEDPRVTKPYTEEQWTRIESLGHEVDKHLEKGDVRLTMGGEPTFVSIDDMDGDEWMTVALGENKRKLSEELLQRLKKRFANGALLHYGQGKWYPGESLPRWALTCYWRRDREPIWRNPALQAVHGKNYGHTVETAQAFTAELAERLGVARDCAMDVHEDAWYYLWRERRLPVNVDVRHSKLEDIEERTRLAKVFDQGVNAAVGCVLPLKRLKYHSSVVQDESTPRWQSGAWPVRPEQMFLIPGDSPIGYRLPLSSLPWVDPKKLAAEALQPIDPFVVREALPEYEELQARRRAMGQREYVVNETSRQPAMTTAGGGWNPQQLHPENASGSSQGGNGHSDQGGNGNGKSSDSNGKADRSAPPVAASPQAENLAPSEVIRTALCVEPRDGVLHIFMPPVEALEDYLELITAVEDTADALQAPVVIEGYLPPHDPRVNLLKVTPDPGVIEVNVQPASDWNELKEITTGVYEDARESRLGTEKFDLDGSHTGTGGGNHVVLGGATPADSPFLRRPQLLASLIAFWHNHPSLSYLFSGKFIGPTSQAPRVDEGRRDARYELQIALDLVKDGREHPPWMVDRLFRNLLVDLTGNTHRAEFCIDKLFSPDSSTGRLGLVEFRGFEMPPHARMSLTQQLLLRAMTARFWEKPYEHPLIDWDTSLHDRFLLPHFVWSDFQEVIAEMRAAGFPLEDEWFAPHFEFRFPRIGHVAYQNVAIELRTAIEPWYVLGEEAGGGGMARYVDSSVERLQVKVQGFTSPRYAMTCNGRTLPLHSTGVEGEYVAGLRYRAWQPPSCLHPNIPVDEPLLFDLIDTWNERSVGGCQYHVGHPGGLNPSTFPVNPLEAESRRGARFTRLGHTPGPLTAPPVEPNRDFPMTLDLRRNKQLS; this is encoded by the coding sequence ATGACTATTCGCATCGCACTCAACCACAAAACCCACTACCGCTACGATCGTCCGATTACGATCGGTCCGCAATCGGTCCGTTTGCGGCCCGCGCCCCACTGCCGTACGCCGATCCGCAGCTACTCGCTGACGGTCGAGCCGTCGCAGCACTTTACCAACTGGCAGCAGGATCCCTACGGAAACTTTCTGGCCCGCCTGGTTTTTTCGGAACTGGTCACGGAGTTCTCGGTCGAAGTCGATCTGACGGCCGACATGACCGTCATCAACCCGTTCGACTTTTTCCTGGAACCGGAAGCCGAAGAGTACCCGTTCACGTATTCCAAGCACCTGGCGAAAGACCTGAAGCCCTTCTTTGAAGCGGAAACCCCCGGTCCGCACCTGGCGAAGCTGCTCTCCAAGGTTGATCGGTCGCCCCGTCGGACGATCGACTTCCTGGTGATGCTGAACCAGCAGTTGGCCAATGATATCGGTTATGTGATCCGCCTTGAGCCGGGTGTTCAGACCTGTGAAGAAACGCTGGGCAACGGCACCGGCTCCTGCCGCGACTCGGCCTGGCTGCTGGTGCAGATCCTCCGCAACATGGGGATCGCGGCCCGCTTTGCTTCCGGCTATCTGCTGCAGCTGACGGCCGACCAGAAATCGCTTGATGGTCCTTCCGGTCCGGAATGCGACTTCACCGACCTGCATGCCTGGTGCGAGGCGTTTTTGCCTGGCGCCGGCTGGATCGGCCTCGACCCGACTTCCGGCCTGCTCGCCGGCGAAGGCCACATCCCGCTGGCCTGCACGCCCGAGCCGCATTCGGCCGCTCCCATTTCCGGTGCGCTCGACAAGTGCGAAGTAGAGTTCTCGCACATCATGCAGATTACCCGCGTGCATGAAGACCCCCGCGTCACCAAACCTTACACCGAAGAGCAGTGGACCCGCATCGAGTCCCTCGGCCACGAAGTCGACAAGCACCTGGAAAAAGGGGACGTGCGGCTCACCATGGGCGGCGAGCCGACCTTCGTGTCGATCGACGACATGGACGGCGACGAGTGGATGACGGTCGCCCTGGGCGAGAACAAGCGGAAGCTGTCGGAAGAACTGCTCCAGCGTCTGAAGAAGCGTTTCGCCAACGGCGCCCTGCTGCACTACGGCCAGGGCAAGTGGTACCCGGGCGAGTCGTTGCCCCGCTGGGCGTTGACCTGTTACTGGCGCCGCGATCGTGAGCCGATCTGGCGCAACCCCGCGCTCCAGGCCGTCCATGGGAAAAACTACGGCCACACCGTCGAAACGGCGCAGGCCTTTACGGCCGAGCTGGCCGAGCGTTTAGGCGTCGCCCGCGACTGCGCGATGGATGTCCACGAAGACGCCTGGTACTACCTGTGGCGCGAGCGCCGGCTGCCCGTTAATGTGGACGTGCGCCACTCCAAACTGGAAGACATCGAAGAACGCACCCGCCTGGCGAAAGTGTTTGACCAGGGAGTGAACGCCGCGGTCGGCTGCGTCCTCCCGCTTAAACGCCTCAAATATCACAGCAGCGTGGTGCAGGACGAATCCACGCCCCGTTGGCAGTCGGGCGCCTGGCCCGTGCGGCCCGAACAGATGTTCCTGATCCCGGGCGATTCGCCGATCGGCTACCGCTTGCCGCTGTCGTCGCTGCCCTGGGTCGACCCGAAGAAACTCGCCGCCGAAGCGTTGCAGCCGATCGATCCGTTCGTCGTGCGGGAAGCGCTGCCCGAATACGAAGAACTGCAGGCCCGGCGCCGCGCCATGGGCCAGCGGGAATACGTGGTAAACGAAACGTCGCGGCAGCCCGCCATGACGACCGCCGGCGGCGGCTGGAACCCCCAGCAACTGCATCCGGAAAACGCTTCCGGCAGCAGCCAGGGCGGTAACGGTCATTCCGACCAGGGCGGCAACGGCAACGGGAAGAGCAGCGACAGCAACGGCAAGGCCGATCGGTCTGCCCCGCCCGTCGCCGCCAGCCCGCAGGCGGAAAATCTGGCGCCGTCCGAGGTGATCCGCACCGCCTTGTGTGTGGAGCCGCGCGACGGGGTGCTGCATATCTTTATGCCGCCGGTCGAAGCGCTTGAAGACTACCTGGAACTGATCACCGCCGTCGAAGACACGGCCGACGCCCTGCAGGCGCCCGTCGTGATTGAAGGCTACCTGCCCCCGCACGACCCGCGGGTGAACCTGCTGAAAGTGACGCCCGACCCGGGCGTGATCGAAGTCAACGTCCAGCCGGCTTCCGACTGGAACGAGCTGAAAGAGATCACCACCGGCGTGTATGAAGACGCCCGCGAATCCCGCCTGGGTACGGAAAAATTCGATCTCGACGGCAGCCACACGGGCACCGGCGGCGGCAACCATGTGGTGCTGGGCGGAGCGACGCCGGCGGACAGCCCGTTCCTGCGACGCCCGCAGTTGCTGGCCAGCCTGATCGCGTTCTGGCATAACCACCCGTCGCTGTCGTACCTGTTCAGCGGCAAGTTTATTGGTCCGACCAGCCAGGCGCCCCGCGTCGATGAAGGTCGCCGCGACGCCCGTTACGAGCTGCAGATCGCGCTCGATCTGGTGAAAGACGGCCGCGAGCATCCGCCGTGGATGGTCGATCGCTTGTTCCGCAATCTGCTGGTCGACCTGACCGGCAACACGCACCGGGCCGAGTTCTGTATCGATAAGCTGTTCTCGCCCGACAGCTCCACCGGCCGCCTGGGGCTGGTCGAGTTCCGCGGGTTTGAAATGCCCCCGCACGCCCGCATGAGCCTGACGCAGCAGTTGCTGTTGCGGGCGATGACGGCCCGTTTCTGGGAGAAGCCGTACGAGCACCCGTTGATCGACTGGGATACGTCCCTGCACGATCGCTTCCTGCTGCCGCATTTTGTGTGGTCGGACTTTCAGGAAGTGATTGCCGAAATGCGTGCGGCCGGCTTCCCGCTGGAAGACGAATGGTTTGCGCCGCACTTTGAGTTCCGTTTTCCGCGGATTGGCCATGTCGCCTACCAGAACGTGGCGATTGAACTGCGCACCGCGATCGAGCCCTGGTACGTGCTGGGCGAGGAAGCGGGCGGCGGCGGAATGGCCCGTTACGTGGACTCGTCGGTCGAGCGTCTGCAGGTTAAAGTGCAGGGTTTCACCTCGCCTCGCTACGCCATGACTTGCAACGGCCGCACGCTGCCGTTGCACTCGACCGGCGTTGAAGGGGAGTATGTGGCTGGCCTGCGTTACCGCGCCTGGCAGCCGCCCAGCTGCCTGCATCCCAACATTCCCGTCGACGAACCGCTGCTGTTCGACCTGATTGACACCTGGAATGAGCGTTCGGTCGGTGGTTGCCAGTACCATGTTGGTCACCCAGGCGGCCTCAATCCGTCCACGTTCCCCGTGAACCCGCTGGAAGCTGAAAGCCGCCGTGGTGCGCGATTCACCCGTCTGGGTCATACGCCTGGACCACTCACCGCCCCGCCGGTCGAGCCGAATCGCGATTTCCCCATGACCCTCGACTTGCGACGTAACAAACAGCTTTCATGA
- a CDS encoding outer membrane protein assembly factor BamB family protein, translating into MIWSVGEKSVWWGMLAAGATLLAGGCSGSTKPVAVKDPAAIAKAAAVEPAEGDWPWWMGPTRDNHAAGELPPLTWDENTNVVWRADLSGSGHASPIVEGDAVFVATADEKSQTKSLICLDRQDGKQRWQTIVHRGSFMHIHPKNSQASATPACDGEQVYTVFMIDGGIWATALDRQGEIVWQTKAGDFRSLHGYGSSPLLYKSLLIVAGDSSGGGFLTALYRDSGEIAWRTARESNNSFGTPILMERDGKQQIVLAGHSRLIGYDPDTGQELWNAEGPAATTANTVVSDGSLIFASGGHPERNLYAVDPATGSIAWQQNVKVYVPSLLTVGKRLLALSDDGVARLYEADSGKRVWQERLGGDFTASPVACGEYVFATNEAGLTYVFRAGDKLEPATENQLGTHGFATPVICGGRLYLRTENALYCIGN; encoded by the coding sequence ATGATCTGGTCTGTTGGTGAAAAGTCCGTCTGGTGGGGCATGCTGGCGGCGGGCGCGACGCTGCTGGCCGGGGGCTGTTCCGGCAGCACCAAACCGGTTGCCGTGAAAGATCCGGCCGCCATCGCCAAAGCAGCTGCAGTGGAGCCTGCCGAGGGCGACTGGCCCTGGTGGATGGGGCCGACCCGCGATAACCATGCGGCGGGCGAACTCCCGCCGCTGACCTGGGATGAGAATACCAACGTGGTCTGGCGGGCCGATCTGTCCGGCAGCGGGCATGCTTCCCCCATTGTCGAAGGCGACGCGGTCTTTGTCGCCACGGCCGATGAAAAATCCCAGACCAAGTCGTTGATCTGTCTGGATCGCCAGGACGGCAAGCAGCGCTGGCAGACGATCGTCCATCGGGGCTCCTTCATGCATATCCATCCGAAGAACTCGCAAGCTTCGGCCACCCCGGCCTGCGACGGCGAGCAGGTGTACACGGTGTTCATGATCGACGGCGGCATCTGGGCGACGGCCCTGGATCGCCAGGGAGAGATCGTCTGGCAGACCAAGGCCGGCGACTTCCGCTCCCTGCACGGGTATGGCTCTTCTCCTTTACTGTACAAGTCGTTGCTGATCGTGGCGGGCGACAGTTCGGGCGGCGGTTTTCTGACGGCTTTGTATCGGGACTCGGGCGAGATTGCCTGGCGTACGGCGCGGGAGAGCAACAACAGCTTTGGCACTCCCATTCTGATGGAGCGGGACGGCAAGCAGCAGATCGTGCTGGCCGGCCACAGCCGGTTGATCGGCTACGATCCCGACACGGGCCAGGAGTTATGGAATGCCGAAGGCCCCGCCGCGACAACGGCCAACACGGTCGTCAGCGACGGCAGCCTGATCTTCGCTTCCGGCGGGCATCCGGAACGGAATCTCTATGCCGTGGATCCTGCAACCGGGAGCATCGCCTGGCAGCAGAACGTCAAGGTTTATGTGCCGTCGCTGCTCACGGTGGGGAAGCGGCTGCTGGCGCTTTCCGACGACGGCGTGGCGCGGCTGTATGAGGCGGACAGCGGCAAACGGGTCTGGCAGGAACGGCTGGGAGGCGATTTCACCGCGTCGCCGGTGGCGTGCGGCGAGTATGTCTTTGCCACCAATGAAGCCGGGCTGACGTATGTTTTCCGGGCCGGCGACAAACTGGAGCCGGCGACGGAGAACCAGCTGGGCACGCACGGCTTTGCAACGCCCGTCATTTGCGGCGGGCGGTTGTACCTGCGGACCGAGAACGCGCTGTACTGCATCGGCAACTAG